In one window of Methanoculleus chikugoensis DNA:
- a CDS encoding methyl-accepting chemotaxis protein — protein sequence MINGELEAGSPVSIAAEEARRQAETILQENPMPTIIWDGNLHVTTVNKAFLQMTGYERKKAESMTIRDFELDGDRSGKELMEVFRTNRTVSGEIRVTVPTGTFSFVRYNVPLPDGAGNVESVMSVYKDITEQKRQVEQMEVLQQQADAIVQENPMPILLWSTDLTIRLVNRAFCELSGFSEGQAARLSVRDFKYLNQSGEGVADTLKSRKPSKGEATLEFPAGIRIIERYNIPLFDKKGDVASVLTVYNDITESRTLEERLHKSIGELAGSLNAIAGGDLTRPVPTYADDPLDEIKKDLNKALDSLQKFFRQTLEQADALEHAIVDVGKGADEIARASQQVANTAQKTSDGAKEQIQQLDRVTKEIGDLSAAVEEIASTAQEVRNLSTNVAKAGESAVGLGNEASTKMQAVQRISEQAVEEITNLNVKMQDIGHIVKLITDIANQTNLLALNAAIEAARAGEHGRGFAVVAGEVRNLAGESKSATRQIEEVIGGVTASSGKTAEAMRGAHTEILSGIESVNETIAALNKMVADVNGSVSGIADISRATENQAAAANGVTTSVEEVFALIQEGERGTESLAALAEESSASTEEVASASTDIRQMAQQLRERVAQFRFQ from the coding sequence ATGATTAACGGTGAACTGGAAGCAGGCAGCCCCGTCTCCATCGCGGCGGAGGAGGCCCGGCGGCAGGCGGAGACCATCCTGCAGGAGAACCCGATGCCTACCATCATCTGGGATGGGAACCTGCACGTAACGACGGTAAACAAAGCGTTCCTGCAGATGACCGGCTACGAACGAAAGAAAGCCGAGTCCATGACGATCAGGGACTTCGAGCTCGACGGTGACAGGTCGGGCAAGGAACTTATGGAGGTCTTCAGGACGAATCGGACGGTATCCGGCGAGATAAGGGTTACAGTCCCGACCGGCACCTTCTCGTTTGTCCGCTACAACGTCCCGCTCCCCGACGGGGCCGGCAACGTCGAGAGCGTGATGAGCGTCTACAAGGACATCACCGAGCAGAAACGGCAGGTGGAGCAGATGGAGGTACTCCAGCAGCAGGCCGACGCGATTGTCCAGGAGAACCCGATGCCCATCCTCCTCTGGAGCACCGACCTGACCATACGGCTGGTCAACAGGGCGTTCTGCGAACTGAGCGGTTTTTCCGAGGGGCAGGCCGCACGTCTCTCCGTGCGTGACTTCAAGTACCTCAACCAGTCCGGGGAAGGTGTTGCGGATACGCTGAAGAGCCGGAAACCCAGCAAGGGTGAAGCCACCCTCGAGTTTCCGGCCGGCATCCGTATCATCGAGCGCTACAACATCCCCCTCTTCGATAAGAAAGGCGACGTCGCGAGCGTGCTCACCGTCTACAACGACATCACGGAGTCGCGGACCCTCGAGGAGCGGCTTCACAAGAGCATCGGGGAGCTCGCAGGAAGTCTCAACGCGATCGCCGGCGGCGACCTGACCCGCCCGGTACCCACCTATGCGGACGATCCGCTCGACGAGATCAAGAAAGACCTGAACAAGGCGCTCGACAGCCTGCAGAAGTTTTTCCGGCAGACTCTCGAACAGGCGGACGCACTCGAGCACGCGATCGTCGATGTCGGGAAGGGTGCCGACGAGATCGCCCGTGCCTCCCAGCAGGTGGCGAACACCGCTCAGAAGACATCGGACGGTGCGAAGGAGCAGATCCAGCAGCTCGACCGGGTCACCAAGGAGATCGGCGATCTCTCCGCAGCGGTGGAAGAGATTGCAAGCACGGCCCAGGAGGTCAGGAACCTCTCGACAAACGTTGCAAAAGCCGGAGAGTCCGCCGTCGGACTCGGGAACGAGGCGAGCACGAAGATGCAGGCGGTGCAACGGATCTCCGAGCAGGCCGTCGAGGAGATCACCAACCTGAACGTGAAGATGCAGGATATCGGCCATATCGTGAAGCTGATCACCGATATCGCGAACCAGACCAACCTCCTCGCGCTCAACGCCGCGATCGAGGCGGCCCGTGCCGGTGAGCACGGCCGCGGGTTCGCGGTCGTCGCGGGTGAGGTCCGAAACCTTGCCGGGGAGTCGAAGAGCGCGACCCGGCAGATCGAAGAGGTGATCGGCGGCGTCACTGCAAGCAGTGGAAAGACCGCCGAAGCGATGCGGGGGGCTCACACGGAGATCCTCAGCGGGATCGAGAGCGTGAACGAGACCATTGCGGCCTTAAACAAGATGGTTGCCGACGTCAACGGGTCCGTCAGCGGCATCGCCGACATCTCCCGTGCGACCGAGAATCAGGCCGCCGCGGCGAACGGGGTCACGACCAGCGTCGAAGAGGTCTTTGCCCTGATTCAGGAGGGCGAACGGGGCACCGAAAGCCTCGCTGCACTCGCCGAAGAGTCGTCCGCCTCAACTGAGGAGGTTGCCAGTGCCTCGACCGATATCCGGCAGATGGCCCAGCAACTTCGCGAGAGGGTTGCACAGTTCAGGTTCCAGTGA
- a CDS encoding chemotaxis protein CheW, giving the protein MIDVVEFELGQELYAMDIQLAREIVEMMPITHIPRAQDYIAGIMNLRGEITTVVDLKRLIRIPGEPGSSQKIIVLVAEAAGGSNLGIIVDDVHSVIQVAEEDIELMDEGISSGVHAFVKGIIKLTKDEDDRKPGDARSQRGSGLILWIDIKKILDDLVQKSQV; this is encoded by the coding sequence ATGATCGACGTCGTCGAGTTCGAGCTGGGGCAGGAACTGTACGCGATGGACATCCAGCTCGCCCGGGAGATCGTGGAGATGATGCCCATCACCCACATCCCCCGGGCACAGGACTACATTGCCGGGATCATGAATCTCCGGGGCGAGATCACCACTGTTGTCGACCTGAAACGATTGATCCGGATCCCGGGAGAACCGGGGAGCAGCCAGAAGATCATCGTCCTGGTCGCCGAGGCGGCCGGGGGGTCGAACCTCGGCATAATCGTGGACGACGTGCACAGCGTCATCCAGGTGGCCGAGGAGGATATCGAGTTGATGGACGAGGGGATCTCTTCCGGGGTTCACGCCTTCGTCAAGGGGATCATCAAACTCACGAAGGATGAGGACGACCGGAAACCGGGCGATGCCAGGTCGCAGCGTGGGTCCGGGCTCATCCTCTGGATCGACATCAAGAAGATCCTCGACGACCTCGTCCAGAAGAGTCAGGTATAG
- a CDS encoding DHH family phosphoesterase translates to MPEAVQNVSKERIKYIILGCGSTGYNVAEELEQENEDLIIVDKDEKRVEDLRDQKYEAIVRDLRNPNFMEGLPVPEVAFILANDREANLTALQTVKNRYPATYVIARATDPVSVDLLQQEGADIVLYPQEVVAKTAIHHIRKLHSSRLALRLYDMLASWEGTLCIVTHLNPDPDSISSAMALSMIARHASRNKLNCRIVYEGDIGHQENRAFINLLDIKLDRLTPQTLEECNYIALVDSSGPGVNNELPRSTRVNIIIDHHKNGEHPSTVADFIDIRPGVGATASIMTQYLMELDIPVNKSVATALLYGIRADTRDFKRNVTPQDLNYAAFLLPLTDSDLLDKITSPSMSLETVEIIGNAIRNRRLKSGYLFSNVGYIRNRDALPQAADMLIHLEGVNTALVYGISDQNIIISARNKDIRLHLGNVMAEAFGPIGEAGGHATMAAALIPLSYFSMAKEKEDLLDLIIDPILKRFSSIVGLDDEDGQ, encoded by the coding sequence ATGCCTGAGGCGGTCCAGAACGTTTCAAAGGAACGTATCAAATACATCATTCTTGGCTGCGGGAGCACCGGCTATAACGTCGCCGAGGAGCTTGAGCAGGAGAACGAAGATCTCATCATCGTCGATAAGGACGAAAAGCGGGTGGAAGATCTTCGCGATCAGAAGTACGAAGCGATCGTTCGCGACCTCCGGAACCCGAACTTCATGGAAGGGCTGCCCGTGCCGGAGGTCGCGTTCATCCTCGCGAACGACCGGGAGGCCAACCTGACGGCGCTCCAGACCGTCAAAAACCGGTACCCGGCGACCTACGTCATCGCACGGGCTACCGACCCGGTCAGCGTCGACCTCCTCCAGCAGGAAGGCGCCGATATCGTCCTCTACCCGCAGGAGGTGGTTGCGAAAACCGCCATCCACCACATCCGGAAACTGCACTCTTCAAGGCTCGCCCTGCGGCTCTACGACATGCTCGCCTCCTGGGAGGGGACGCTCTGTATCGTCACCCACCTGAATCCCGACCCTGACTCGATATCGAGCGCCATGGCGCTCTCGATGATCGCGCGGCACGCGAGCCGCAACAAACTCAACTGCCGCATCGTCTACGAAGGGGATATCGGGCACCAGGAGAACCGGGCATTCATCAACCTCCTCGATATCAAGTTGGATCGGCTCACCCCCCAGACCCTCGAGGAGTGCAACTACATCGCCCTGGTCGACTCGTCCGGGCCCGGCGTGAACAACGAGCTCCCCAGATCGACCCGGGTCAACATCATCATCGACCACCACAAGAACGGCGAGCATCCGTCCACGGTCGCCGACTTCATCGACATCAGGCCGGGGGTCGGCGCCACGGCGAGCATCATGACCCAGTACCTGATGGAGCTCGATATCCCGGTGAACAAGTCGGTGGCCACCGCGCTCCTGTACGGTATCCGGGCCGACACCCGCGACTTCAAGCGGAACGTCACTCCCCAGGACCTCAACTACGCGGCGTTCCTCCTTCCCCTGACCGACTCGGATCTCCTCGATAAGATCACCTCCCCCTCAATGTCGCTTGAGACAGTGGAGATCATCGGGAACGCCATCCGGAACCGCCGGCTCAAGAGCGGCTACCTCTTCTCGAACGTCGGCTACATCAGGAACCGCGACGCTCTCCCGCAGGCGGCCGATATGCTGATCCACCTCGAGGGCGTGAACACGGCGCTGGTCTACGGCATCAGCGACCAGAACATCATCATCTCGGCGCGGAACAAGGATATCAGGCTCCATCTCGGCAACGTTATGGCCGAGGCGTTCGGCCCTATCGGTGAGGCCGGTGGCCACGCCACGATGGCGGCGGCCCTGATACCGCTCAGTTACTTCTCCATGGCGAAGGAGAAGGAGGATCTGCTCGATCTCATCATCGATCCGATCCTGAAGAGGTTCTCGAGCATCGTCGGTCTGGACGACGAGGATGGACAATGA
- a CDS encoding 6-hydroxymethylpterin diphosphokinase MptE-like protein has product MRFSDWEPHYTAILDYFGFEREADEAAARTLADLAGRDDVGLLEAFIRGRQVTVCGNAPCLSGELDRIEGTVLAADAAAEVLADHGIRPDAVFTDLDGATDVFIELSEQGTVMVVHAHGDNVPLLRHWVPRIPGPLVATTQAAPLPHVHNFGGFTDGDRAVFAADELGAASVRIVGFDLADKNVDPLKRGKLYWAGELLRLIGYDLQ; this is encoded by the coding sequence ATGAGGTTTTCGGACTGGGAGCCTCACTACACTGCAATTCTGGATTATTTCGGGTTCGAGCGCGAGGCGGACGAGGCGGCTGCCCGGACTCTCGCGGATCTTGCCGGTCGCGACGACGTCGGGCTGCTTGAAGCGTTCATCCGGGGGAGGCAGGTGACGGTCTGCGGGAACGCCCCCTGCCTTTCCGGGGAGCTCGACCGGATCGAGGGGACGGTGCTTGCCGCCGATGCGGCGGCGGAGGTGCTCGCGGATCACGGTATCCGGCCGGACGCGGTCTTCACCGACCTCGACGGGGCGACGGACGTTTTCATCGAGCTCTCGGAGCAGGGGACGGTGATGGTCGTGCACGCCCACGGCGACAACGTCCCGCTCCTCCGCCACTGGGTTCCGCGTATCCCCGGCCCGCTCGTCGCCACCACGCAGGCGGCACCGCTTCCCCACGTTCACAACTTCGGCGGATTCACCGACGGCGACCGGGCGGTCTTTGCCGCCGACGAACTCGGGGCGGCGAGCGTCCGGATCGTCGGGTTCGATCTCGCCGACAAAAACGTCGATCCCCTCAAGCGGGGGAAACTCTACTGGGCGGGGGAACTCCTCCGCCTGATCGGGTATGACCTCCAGTAA
- a CDS encoding radical SAM protein, with product MPESTSALIIDGYVDEPACLGVAPYVSPYIREVAGVLAGHGYAARYVTIDQVRADPSLVARPGRGDLVVMIAGLTVPGAYIGGKPATLTEIQQLGILLRQPTTAIGGPIAFGYAPGGGKKAIRQAIAGFDVTLSGSPAVALDSWLSGGEPAGAGDYSLTDPWCTAGAGIVAQHPAFPYVICELETATGCSRATVGGCSFCTEPFYGLPRYRSIEGIAKEVAALHAAGARHFRLGRQPDLLAYKSGGGEFPVPRPEALAELFLAVRENAPDLKTLHIDNINPGTIARHEDAARAALEAIVAGHTPGDTAAFGMETADPAVVAANNLKALPDDVFRAIEVVNEVGGMRTGGIPELLPGLNFIVGLAGETPATFDANEAFLRRVLDAGHLVRRVNIRQVMPFEGTKAYEENTLGKHDARFRSFKEWTRKEFDEPMLRRVFPVGTVLPEVVVEVPGKPSFGRQMGSYPILVGIPLELPARTVLDAVVVDWGMRSVTALPCPVEVNTLPVAALRWIPGVGKKRAATIAARRPFSGLDEFREVAGETGIEDVIVF from the coding sequence ATGCCGGAGTCAACTAGCGCCCTCATCATCGACGGCTACGTCGACGAGCCCGCGTGCCTCGGCGTCGCGCCCTACGTCTCCCCGTACATCCGCGAGGTCGCCGGGGTCCTCGCCGGGCACGGCTACGCGGCCCGCTACGTCACCATCGACCAGGTCCGGGCCGATCCTTCTCTTGTTGCCCGCCCCGGCCGCGGCGATCTCGTGGTGATGATCGCCGGGCTGACCGTGCCGGGAGCATACATCGGGGGGAAACCCGCGACCCTGACAGAGATCCAGCAGCTCGGAATCCTGCTCCGGCAGCCGACCACCGCGATCGGCGGGCCGATCGCCTTCGGCTACGCTCCCGGTGGCGGGAAGAAGGCGATCCGGCAGGCGATCGCCGGGTTCGACGTCACGCTCTCGGGGTCGCCCGCGGTTGCGCTGGATTCCTGGCTCTCGGGCGGGGAGCCTGCCGGCGCGGGGGATTACTCCCTGACCGACCCCTGGTGCACGGCGGGCGCCGGGATCGTGGCGCAGCACCCGGCGTTCCCTTACGTGATCTGCGAGCTCGAGACCGCGACCGGGTGCTCGCGGGCGACGGTCGGGGGATGCTCGTTCTGCACCGAGCCGTTCTACGGGCTCCCGCGCTACCGGAGCATCGAGGGGATCGCGAAGGAGGTGGCTGCGCTCCATGCGGCGGGAGCCCGCCACTTCAGGCTCGGCCGGCAGCCGGATCTCCTCGCCTACAAGAGCGGCGGCGGGGAGTTCCCGGTCCCCCGCCCCGAGGCGCTCGCCGAACTCTTCTTGGCCGTCCGGGAGAACGCGCCGGACTTGAAAACCCTGCACATCGACAACATCAACCCCGGCACCATCGCCCGGCACGAGGACGCGGCACGGGCGGCGCTCGAGGCGATCGTCGCCGGCCACACCCCCGGCGACACCGCGGCCTTCGGTATGGAGACCGCCGATCCGGCGGTTGTGGCGGCAAACAACCTCAAAGCCCTGCCGGACGACGTCTTCCGCGCGATCGAGGTCGTGAACGAGGTCGGGGGGATGCGGACGGGGGGCATCCCCGAGCTCCTGCCGGGCCTGAACTTCATCGTCGGCCTCGCGGGGGAGACGCCGGCGACGTTCGACGCAAACGAGGCGTTCCTCCGTCGGGTGCTCGATGCCGGTCATCTCGTCCGACGGGTGAATATCCGGCAGGTGATGCCGTTCGAGGGAACAAAGGCCTACGAGGAGAACACCCTCGGGAAGCACGATGCCCGGTTCCGCTCCTTCAAGGAGTGGACGCGGAAGGAGTTCGACGAACCGATGCTCCGCCGGGTCTTCCCGGTCGGCACTGTTCTCCCGGAGGTCGTCGTCGAAGTTCCCGGAAAACCGTCGTTCGGGCGGCAGATGGGCTCCTACCCCATCCTCGTCGGGATCCCCCTCGAACTCCCGGCACGGACGGTGCTCGACGCCGTCGTGGTCGACTGGGGGATGCGGTCGGTGACGGCCCTCCCCTGCCCGGTGGAGGTCAACACCCTGCCGGTAGCGGCGCTCCGGTGGATCCCGGGGGTGGGCAAGAAGAGAGCGGCGACCATCGCCGCCCGCCGGCCTTTTAGTGGTCTTGATGAGTTCCGGGAGGTCGCCGGGGAGACGGGGATCGAGGACGTGATAGTGTTTTAG
- a CDS encoding CBS domain-containing protein: MEASLQIGNLAGIPVKLHWSFLLVIPLFAWIIGSQIVLTTELIQALFGVPIDMTLITEGLNPYILGTVVALGLFFGVFIHEMAHSLIAKAKGIKIHSITLLILGGVSQMEETMPDPKIELPMALAGPLTSLAVGIVSSALVYVVAAVVPDPGVAGVLIFTFGYLGLLNVLLFGFNLLPAFPMDGGRVLRAWLARRMPLSRATRIAADVGKGFAVLFGIVGFLLLNPILILIAFFIYIGANQEATFLRYNILLQDVTVADAMSSPVVTVEPTMPLSQVVDMMYETKHLGFPVVDRGSLVGIVALADIHKISPIDREAMQVRDIMTRNPTALPPSAPLIDALRIITGQEIGRIPVVEGDALVGIVTRTDVLRVMELREEE, encoded by the coding sequence ATGGAAGCGTCGCTACAGATCGGAAACCTGGCCGGGATTCCGGTCAAACTGCACTGGAGTTTCCTCCTGGTGATCCCCCTCTTCGCCTGGATCATCGGGAGCCAGATCGTGCTCACGACCGAGTTGATCCAGGCTCTCTTCGGCGTTCCGATCGATATGACGCTGATCACGGAGGGGCTCAATCCCTACATCCTCGGAACCGTCGTGGCGCTCGGTCTCTTCTTCGGCGTCTTCATCCATGAGATGGCCCACTCACTCATCGCGAAAGCAAAGGGGATCAAGATCCACAGCATCACGCTCCTCATCCTCGGGGGAGTCTCCCAGATGGAGGAGACGATGCCGGACCCCAAGATCGAACTCCCCATGGCGCTCGCGGGCCCGCTGACGAGCCTTGCGGTCGGCATTGTCTCCAGCGCCCTCGTCTACGTCGTTGCGGCGGTCGTCCCGGACCCGGGGGTCGCCGGCGTCCTGATCTTCACCTTCGGCTACCTGGGGCTCCTGAACGTCCTGCTCTTCGGGTTCAACCTCCTCCCGGCGTTCCCCATGGACGGCGGGCGCGTGCTGCGGGCATGGCTCGCCCGCCGGATGCCGCTCTCCCGGGCGACCCGGATCGCCGCCGACGTCGGGAAAGGGTTCGCCGTCCTCTTCGGGATCGTCGGGTTCCTGCTCTTAAACCCCATCCTGATCCTCATCGCCTTCTTCATCTACATCGGGGCGAACCAGGAGGCCACGTTCCTCCGCTACAACATCCTGCTGCAGGACGTCACGGTCGCCGACGCCATGAGCAGCCCCGTCGTCACCGTGGAACCGACGATGCCGCTCTCGCAGGTGGTGGACATGATGTACGAGACGAAGCACCTCGGCTTTCCCGTGGTGGACCGGGGATCGCTCGTCGGGATCGTCGCCCTCGCCGACATCCACAAGATCTCGCCGATCGACCGGGAGGCGATGCAGGTGCGCGACATCATGACCCGGAACCCGACCGCCCTCCCGCCGTCGGCACCGCTCATCGACGCGCTCCGGATCATAACCGGCCAGGAGATCGGGAGGATTCCCGTCGTCGAGGGCGACGCCCTGGTCGGGATCGTGACCCGGACGGACGTTCTGCGGGTGATGGAACTGCGGGAGGAGGAGTAG
- a CDS encoding PRC-barrel domain-containing protein — protein sequence MRTQITEMFGLRVYTDRAVFIGNVDDVVLDVDQKKIDALAVGELNPEIGEVKGYTGLQIPFRIVKSVGDIVIVRHIPGLFKSPAKED from the coding sequence ATGAGAACCCAGATCACAGAGATGTTCGGATTACGCGTCTATACCGACAGAGCTGTCTTTATCGGGAATGTTGACGATGTCGTGCTTGATGTGGACCAGAAGAAGATCGATGCCCTTGCGGTCGGCGAGCTCAACCCCGAGATCGGGGAGGTAAAAGGCTATACCGGGCTGCAGATCCCCTTCCGCATCGTAAAGAGTGTCGGAGATATCGTCATCGTCCGGCACATCCCCGGGCTCTTCAAATCCCCGGCAAAAGAAGACTGA
- a CDS encoding tRNA(His) guanylyltransferase Thg1 family protein, whose product MDTGDREIFSNLTIFPPVFVRLDGRAFHRLARALHLKKPFDPAFNESMRSVCRYFLTGSGLSPAFAYTFSDEISLYFSTLPFSGRVEKLDSVTAAVAASKLTIELGCTEPLAFDARTIPAAGGFAVEYLVSRQNEAWRNHVNAYCQSALVDEGMTSRQAAAALRGMQSGAMHEMMFERGVNLAETPAWQRRGTLLYREECIKKGYNPLTGETVEAVRTCIREPEETPLFSTEEGAALIRSLTGA is encoded by the coding sequence ATGGATACCGGAGATCGTGAGATCTTCTCGAACCTCACGATCTTCCCCCCCGTTTTTGTCCGGCTCGACGGTCGCGCCTTCCACCGTCTGGCACGTGCGCTTCACCTGAAAAAACCGTTCGACCCCGCCTTCAACGAGAGCATGCGGTCGGTCTGCCGTTACTTCCTCACCGGGAGCGGCCTATCCCCCGCGTTCGCCTACACCTTCTCCGACGAGATCAGCCTCTACTTCTCGACGCTGCCGTTCTCGGGGCGGGTGGAGAAACTCGACTCCGTGACCGCTGCGGTTGCGGCGAGCAAGCTCACGATCGAACTCGGGTGTACCGAACCGCTTGCGTTCGATGCCCGGACGATCCCCGCGGCGGGAGGGTTTGCGGTCGAGTACCTGGTCTCGCGCCAGAACGAGGCATGGCGCAACCACGTCAACGCCTACTGCCAGAGCGCGCTCGTTGATGAGGGAATGACCTCCCGTCAGGCCGCCGCTGCCCTCCGTGGGATGCAGTCCGGGGCGATGCACGAGATGATGTTTGAGCGGGGCGTCAACCTGGCGGAGACGCCGGCCTGGCAACGGCGGGGGACGCTCCTTTACCGGGAAGAGTGCATAAAAAAGGGGTATAACCCCCTGACGGGGGAGACCGTCGAGGCCGTAAGGACCTGTATCCGGGAACCGGAGGAGACGCCTCTCTTCTCGACGGAGGAGGGCGCGGCCCTGATCCGGTCACTCACCGGCGCGTGA